In one Pseudomonas sp. SG20056 genomic region, the following are encoded:
- the moaE gene encoding molybdopterin synthase catalytic subunit MoaE, with protein MSIRVQSHPFDPGVELNALHAANLGIGAVVSFVGYVRDFNDGREVGGMFLEHFPGMTEKALGKIAEEAMQRWPLLGIEVIHRIGRLEPGEPIVFVGTTSAHRQAAFDACNFVMDYLKTRAPFWKKEDTAEGPRWVEGRCSDQAAAERWKQQP; from the coding sequence ATGAGCATTCGCGTCCAGTCGCACCCCTTCGATCCGGGCGTTGAGCTTAACGCCTTGCATGCCGCCAATCTGGGTATCGGCGCGGTGGTCAGCTTTGTCGGCTATGTGCGCGATTTCAACGACGGGCGCGAAGTCGGCGGCATGTTTCTCGAACACTTTCCCGGCATGACCGAGAAGGCCCTGGGCAAGATTGCCGAGGAAGCCATGCAGCGCTGGCCGCTGCTTGGTATTGAGGTGATCCACCGCATTGGCCGTCTGGAACCGGGTGAGCCGATTGTCTTCGTTGGCACCACCAGCGCTCACCGTCAGGCGGCGTTCGATGCCTGCAACTTCGTCATGGATTACCTGAAAACCCGCGCGCCGTTCTGGAAGAAGGAAGACACCGCCGAAGGCCCGCGTTGGGTCGAGGGGCGTTGTTCCGATCAGGCTGCTGCCGAGCGCTGGAAACAACAACCTTAA
- a CDS encoding MoaD/ThiS family protein, giving the protein MIRVQYFARYREALGLDGEQLNAEFSSLDQLRQHLLARGGVWEVLAEQNLMCARNQELCSLDEPLTAGDEVAFFPTVTGG; this is encoded by the coding sequence ATGATTCGCGTGCAGTATTTCGCCCGTTACCGTGAAGCCCTTGGCCTGGACGGTGAGCAGCTGAACGCGGAGTTCTCCAGCCTCGATCAGTTGCGCCAACACCTGCTGGCGCGCGGAGGTGTGTGGGAAGTGCTGGCCGAGCAGAACCTGATGTGTGCGCGCAATCAGGAGCTGTGCAGCCTCGATGAGCCGCTGACAGCCGGTGATGAAGTGGCGTTCTTTCCTACCGTAACCGGCGGTTGA
- the moaC gene encoding cyclic pyranopterin monophosphate synthase MoaC, translated as MLTHLDSQGRANMVDVSDKAQTVREAVAEALVRMRPETLQMIAQGDHPKGDVFAVARIAGIQAAKKTSDLIPLCHPLMLTSVKVELTPEGADAVRITARCKLTGQTGVEMEALTAASVAALTIYDMCKAVDRGMVIENVRLLEKVGGKSGYFVAGEEA; from the coding sequence GTGTTAACCCATCTCGATTCCCAAGGCCGCGCCAACATGGTCGACGTCAGCGACAAAGCGCAGACTGTCCGTGAGGCCGTGGCTGAAGCCCTGGTGCGCATGCGCCCGGAAACCCTGCAGATGATTGCCCAGGGTGATCACCCCAAGGGCGATGTGTTTGCCGTGGCGCGAATTGCCGGCATTCAGGCAGCGAAGAAAACCAGCGACCTGATTCCGCTGTGCCACCCGCTGATGCTCACCAGCGTCAAGGTTGAACTGACGCCTGAGGGCGCGGATGCCGTGCGCATCACCGCGCGCTGCAAACTGACCGGGCAGACCGGTGTGGAAATGGAAGCCCTGACCGCCGCCAGCGTGGCTGCGTTGACCATCTACGACATGTGCAAAGCCGTGGATCGCGGCATGGTGATCGAAAACGTGCGTCTGCTGGAGAAGGTCGGCGGCAAAAGTGGATACTTTGTAGCTGGGGAAGAAGCATGA
- a CDS encoding PhoH family protein — MDDHGRSKPTAPTLYALDTNVLIHDPNALLNFQEHHVAIPMTVLEELDKLKTGKQGVAAECRQAIRLIDKILGSANPDEVEHGVAIQRDKSGPCGYLSILMSKSAAPVTWLPEDLNDNKIINQLVELKSRRPGLNVVLVTKDINMRLKARACGIDSEDYHTDQLVDDVSLLSQGYHNMDGSFWDRVNKVETRQDHGRTWHRVQLTDNLPAVHVNEFIIDEQGFVGWIKGIKHGELLILDMHQEPLMHQEAWGLRPRDIYQSLALFALLDPDIHLVNLSGAAGSGKTILALAAAIEQTMVSKRYRRIIATRSVQGLDQEIGFLPGTEAEKMEPWLGAITDNLEALHMDDENTHGSVDYILQKVPLQFKSLNYIRGRSFQQSLILIDECQNLTPHQMKTIITRAGSGSKVVCLGNLAQIDTPYLSAPSSGLTYLTERFKDFEHGVHITLQGVPRSVLAEYAETHM; from the coding sequence ATGGATGACCACGGACGCTCCAAGCCCACCGCCCCAACCCTGTACGCCCTCGACACCAATGTGCTGATCCACGACCCCAACGCGCTGCTGAATTTTCAGGAGCACCACGTTGCAATTCCGATGACCGTACTGGAGGAACTGGACAAGCTTAAAACCGGCAAACAGGGCGTGGCCGCCGAGTGCCGCCAAGCCATTCGTCTGATCGACAAGATCCTCGGCAGCGCCAACCCGGATGAGGTGGAACACGGCGTTGCTATCCAGCGTGACAAGAGCGGCCCCTGTGGCTATTTGTCGATTCTGATGAGCAAGAGCGCAGCCCCGGTCACCTGGCTGCCGGAAGACCTCAACGACAACAAGATCATCAACCAGCTGGTCGAGCTGAAGTCCCGTCGCCCCGGTCTCAACGTGGTACTGGTGACCAAAGACATCAACATGCGCCTGAAGGCGCGGGCCTGTGGCATCGACTCCGAGGATTACCACACCGACCAGCTGGTCGATGACGTGTCCTTGCTGTCGCAGGGTTATCACAACATGGACGGCTCCTTCTGGGACCGCGTGAACAAGGTTGAAACCCGCCAGGATCACGGCCGTACCTGGCACCGTGTGCAACTCACCGACAACCTGCCGGCGGTGCACGTCAACGAGTTCATCATCGACGAGCAGGGCTTTGTCGGCTGGATCAAGGGCATCAAGCACGGCGAACTGCTAATTCTCGACATGCATCAGGAACCCCTGATGCACCAGGAAGCCTGGGGGCTTCGCCCGCGGGATATCTACCAGTCACTGGCGCTGTTTGCCCTGCTTGATCCGGACATCCATCTGGTCAACCTGTCCGGCGCAGCCGGTTCCGGTAAAACCATCCTGGCCCTGGCGGCGGCTATCGAACAGACCATGGTCAGCAAGCGCTATCGGCGCATCATCGCCACCCGCAGCGTGCAGGGGCTGGATCAGGAGATCGGCTTTCTGCCCGGCACAGAAGCCGAGAAGATGGAGCCCTGGCTCGGCGCGATCACCGACAACCTCGAAGCCTTGCATATGGACGACGAGAACACCCACGGCAGCGTCGACTACATCCTGCAAAAGGTGCCGCTGCAGTTCAAATCCCTCAACTACATCCGTGGTCGCAGCTTCCAGCAGAGCCTGATCCTGATCGACGAATGCCAGAACCTGACCCCGCACCAGATGAAAACCATCATCACCCGTGCCGGCAGCGGCTCGAAAGTGGTGTGCCTGGGTAACCTGGCGCAGATCGATACCCCTTACCTGTCGGCGCCCAGCTCGGGCCTGACCTACCTGACGGAGCGCTTTAAAGACTTCGAGCATGGCGTACACATCACTTTGCAGGGTGTGCCACGTTCGGTCCTCGCCGAGTACGCCGAAACCCATATGTAA